The Linepithema humile isolate Giens D197 chromosome 2, Lhum_UNIL_v1.0, whole genome shotgun sequence genome has a segment encoding these proteins:
- the LOC105669483 gene encoding TWiK family of potassium channels protein 7 isoform X1 → MTNENKCNSAVELGITTDSKDVKRFVKKETVRKIKTIAGHMGLLITLTLYTVIGGLVFRQIELPAELRRLERLRAKLRTQRYRFVESVANNTDVSNFQTLISMNLRVYEEMVQEAAEAGLLVSFVTDIIDYADRVDSDLPPVVTERWSVLQAVFFASTVLTTIGYGNVVPSTNWGRIFCIFFAFIGIPLTLIVIADLGKLFAKVVVHIALTMKSKLPFLMNLSCIPTNVTGRRSLGACAAVGLLFLYLACGAGMFMLWEDDWDFFDGFYFCFVTMTTIGFGDLVPKKPKYTLLCTLYILVGLALTSTIIELVRRQYAQSWRGLQRLSGPLAETLRKLGEQAGGDMSALHSDLRKVLTVISMPRLRWSSSIDPGGSKDRDWEEAVEAVLRDIAASATAPPSKKPIVQIVVYESSV, encoded by the exons ATGACAAACGAGAACAAATGCAATTCAGCTGTCGAACTAGGTATCACAACGGACAGTAAGGATGTCAAAAGATTTGTCAAGAAGGAAACAGTGAGAAAGATCAAAACGATTGCCGGTCATATGGGGTTGCTGATCACTTTGACGCTCTACACTGTAATCGGCGGACTG GTTTTTCGACAGATCGAACTTCCAGCAGAGCTTCGGCGACTTGAGCGTTTACGCGCGAAATTACGTACGCAAAGATATCGCTTTGTGGAGTCCGTCGCTAATAATACCGATGTCTCTAATTTTCAAACATTG ATCAGCATGAATTTGCGCGTCTATGAAGAAATGGTCCAGGAAGCGGCGGAAGCTGGTTTACTGGTCAGTTTTGTAACGGATATTATTGATTACGCTGATCGTGTCGACTCGGACTTGCCACCCGTTGTCACTGAACGATGGAGCGTTCTTCAGGCGGTTTTCTTCGCTAGTACCGTTCTTACTACGATTG GATATGGAAACGTCGTGCCCTCGACCAACTGGGGAAGgatcttttgtatttttttcgctTTCATCGGCATACCTCTTACCTTGATTGTGATCGCCGATTTGGGAAAGCTGTTCGCGAAAGTGGTGGTGCATATCGCGTTGACGATGAAATCAAAACTTCCATTTCTTATGAATCTCTCATGTATTCCGACGAACGTGACTGGTCGACGATCGCTCG GTGCCTGTGCCGCTGTCGGGCTGCTCTTCCTGTATCTCGCCTGCGGCGCCGGTATGTTTATGCTGTGGGAGGACGATTGGGACTTTTTTGATGGATTTTACTTCTGCTTTGTAACTATGACTACCATAGGCTTTGGTGATCTTGTACCGA AGAAGCCCAAGTACACTTTATTGTGTACCTTGTACATCTTGGTCGGTCTGGCGCTGACCAGTACTATCATCGAACTTGTTAGACGACAATACGCTCAATCTTGGAGAGGGTTGCAAAGACTGAGCGGTCCATTGGCAGAGACTCTCAGAAAACTCGGCGAACAAGCGGGTGGCGACATGTCTGCGCTACATTCCGACTTGAG GAAAGTGCTGACAGTCATATCCATGCCACGTTTGAGATGGTCTTCGTCTATCGATCCAGGTGGCTCGAAGGACCGGGATTGGGAGGAAGCCGTAGAGGCAGTATTGCGCGACATTGCCGCGTCTGCGACTGCGCCACCGTCGAAAAAGCCAATCGTACAAATAGTCGTTTACGAATCTAGTGTTTAA
- the LOC105669483 gene encoding TWiK family of potassium channels protein 7 isoform X2 — MKSGKNTVFRQIELPAELRRLERLRAKLRTQRYRFVESVANNTDVSNFQTLISMNLRVYEEMVQEAAEAGLLVSFVTDIIDYADRVDSDLPPVVTERWSVLQAVFFASTVLTTIGYGNVVPSTNWGRIFCIFFAFIGIPLTLIVIADLGKLFAKVVVHIALTMKSKLPFLMNLSCIPTNVTGRRSLGACAAVGLLFLYLACGAGMFMLWEDDWDFFDGFYFCFVTMTTIGFGDLVPKKPKYTLLCTLYILVGLALTSTIIELVRRQYAQSWRGLQRLSGPLAETLRKLGEQAGGDMSALHSDLRKVLTVISMPRLRWSSSIDPGGSKDRDWEEAVEAVLRDIAASATAPPSKKPIVQIVVYESSV; from the exons ATGAAGTCTGGTAAAAATACC GTTTTTCGACAGATCGAACTTCCAGCAGAGCTTCGGCGACTTGAGCGTTTACGCGCGAAATTACGTACGCAAAGATATCGCTTTGTGGAGTCCGTCGCTAATAATACCGATGTCTCTAATTTTCAAACATTG ATCAGCATGAATTTGCGCGTCTATGAAGAAATGGTCCAGGAAGCGGCGGAAGCTGGTTTACTGGTCAGTTTTGTAACGGATATTATTGATTACGCTGATCGTGTCGACTCGGACTTGCCACCCGTTGTCACTGAACGATGGAGCGTTCTTCAGGCGGTTTTCTTCGCTAGTACCGTTCTTACTACGATTG GATATGGAAACGTCGTGCCCTCGACCAACTGGGGAAGgatcttttgtatttttttcgctTTCATCGGCATACCTCTTACCTTGATTGTGATCGCCGATTTGGGAAAGCTGTTCGCGAAAGTGGTGGTGCATATCGCGTTGACGATGAAATCAAAACTTCCATTTCTTATGAATCTCTCATGTATTCCGACGAACGTGACTGGTCGACGATCGCTCG GTGCCTGTGCCGCTGTCGGGCTGCTCTTCCTGTATCTCGCCTGCGGCGCCGGTATGTTTATGCTGTGGGAGGACGATTGGGACTTTTTTGATGGATTTTACTTCTGCTTTGTAACTATGACTACCATAGGCTTTGGTGATCTTGTACCGA AGAAGCCCAAGTACACTTTATTGTGTACCTTGTACATCTTGGTCGGTCTGGCGCTGACCAGTACTATCATCGAACTTGTTAGACGACAATACGCTCAATCTTGGAGAGGGTTGCAAAGACTGAGCGGTCCATTGGCAGAGACTCTCAGAAAACTCGGCGAACAAGCGGGTGGCGACATGTCTGCGCTACATTCCGACTTGAG GAAAGTGCTGACAGTCATATCCATGCCACGTTTGAGATGGTCTTCGTCTATCGATCCAGGTGGCTCGAAGGACCGGGATTGGGAGGAAGCCGTAGAGGCAGTATTGCGCGACATTGCCGCGTCTGCGACTGCGCCACCGTCGAAAAAGCCAATCGTACAAATAGTCGTTTACGAATCTAGTGTTTAA
- the LOC105669484 gene encoding perilipin-1-like, with translation MTGSEASHEISERSSSIVRIAYHQLSIIYGIHDPTAPVNVTSVDTDVNAHSMVCTCRLLGLPIFATVRSAFSNAYSVVKDSHESVAFVLGGAEDGMRAGLDFASPVTNRIADTLETPLKYVDNAVCVGLDFVEEKMPSVKLPPGEIYENMKDSFRNIFTKALETLRLLFGEPKNQIEGLSVASETTQEEIRKVSS, from the exons ATGACGGGTTCCGAGGCATCGCACGAGATCAGTGAGAGATCCTCGAGTATCGTGCGCATCGCATATCAT CAATTGAGCATCATATATGGTATACATGATCCAACCGCTCCGGTGAACGTCACATCTGTGGACACCGATGTGAACGCTCATAGCATGGTATGCACGTGTCGCCTGCTGGGTTTACCGATATTCGCCACCGTGAGATCAGCTTTTTCTAACGCCTACTCCGTCGTGAAGGATTCGCATGAATCGGTCGCGTTCGTACTAGGCGGCGCTGAGGATGGAATGCGCGCGGGTTTGGACTTTGCGAGCCCGGTCACTAATAGAATTGCCGACACTCTGGAAACGCCATTGAAATATGTTGACAACGCCGTATGCGTTGGGCTGGACTTTGTGGAGGAAAAAATGCCTTCTGTGAAACTACCGCCTGGTGAAATCTATGAGAACATGAAGGATAGCTTCAG GAATATTTTCACAAAGGCGTTAGAAACTCTCAGGCTACTGTTTGGCGAGCCGAAGAATCAAATAGAAGGTTTGTCGGTTGCGAGTGAAACTACACAAGAGGAAATCCGAAAAGTATCTAGTTGA
- the LOC105669482 gene encoding enolase-phosphatase E1-like produces MSRQYCFLCASDEGVFLVVTPDNFNIFNNQLETCLTTKVNECTELSNNICYKCAYELDQCTKFVEKYKKSHEIAQPKVKPSEPYCYLCFEFVESDRIFDITKDNRAIFHPLQKVRNIFNEDLSKKDSYSRLVCLTCRYNLDVLYDLKRVYHETVINLKALINKEIDYTSFPKVHTDVINRKTTVTTFPDITFYGSVNSDTESIEDMARNRKSRVKTRNNAKKLQIDMKTKSRICNHCHNIVANGIDMYRFHRTGLTVCKGCWLTIDPTKGRGKKQLRKTQDSFVETKLCSVFLTDVLSEESHKSEKVYRVEKDKDGNKFFIVSDESSLEEDKSSENSRLSISPKLENRVVNGDAQQGKKRRIDTVKSDVESTPTKVTRSNQKRTNVNETKSTKLFTDAEEKSIIHSTQQRHKRTRSTNDVSSDSDVPLTTAIKTRKLNNHRRLQSSSVDSVDNQERKKLRSILKGITTNVRIELSDQSSNEGSMTPRRKTRNVPNSSNTKEVKKEICTRTRSSSISSMEISPSEFKSPKVVVLSEIKAEYICDECNKEFDTKLSREEHRLTHLKQAVLKLERIIVPSEKKQQEMEVDSQEDKISEEPVACSSRTISIDKNADDLSEEIAINVEDDTDDEEIFSVRKSESAQKKIVMNDKNDNETDKLDATEGKSSIEEESAKVINEEVITKESQQCEESAIVLDEAITSVEIQDDHQDAKEKNTETSINKDIDTSKDTDIESQEAILTTVKNQKNLNAEENSDAEVENNTEESVIEREKSVDRCDNDKKDVHKDTTVDTTVESTILSTCNTVEDNENYNENCKNDLKDSEIDEETADVETRQCNSANKSLKKSKKLEEEQNTISDVTDKTEILNNERNLEDVITIDESEIETLEEQQNKTDEQSMETETIIDLDADNDKDNLSFLNYEKLDKAEGDKEEDNVAVILADSNNDTVKSKETTEEITTNNSNMENALDDIELIENNITSNNCERQELSNDVNNSSTDAANEILKEVFEFAANEVQNREDSNSAKYLENTELETVENVSREACNDADMPSLDPISVMEIDDNDITLN; encoded by the exons ATGTCCCGTCAATATTGTTTTCTGTGTGCGAGCGATGAAGGCGTTTTCTTGGTTGTCACGCCggacaattttaatatattcaataatcagCTCGAGACGTGTTTGACAACTAAG GTTAATGAATGTACTGAGCTATCAAATAACATATGTTATAAATGCGCATATGAATTGGATCAGTGCACTAAGTTTgtagaaaagtataaaaaatcacACGAAATTGCACAACCAAAAGTCAAGCCGTCAGAACCATACTGTTATTTGTGCTTCGAATTTGTAGAAAGTGATCGTATCTTTGATATTACTAAGGACAATCGCGCAATATTTCACCCTTTGCAGAAGGttcgcaacatttttaatgaagat CTTAGTAAGAAGGACAGTTATTCTAGACTAGTATGTCTAACATGTCGATATAACTTGGATGTTTTGTATGATTTAAAGAGAGTGTATCATGAAACAGTCATCAATTTAAAAGCTCTGATTAATAAAGAGATAGATTATACAAGTTTCCCAAAg gTACACACTGATGTTATAAATCGCAAAACGACTGTTACTACCTTCCcagatattacattttatggtTCAGTAAATTCTGATACAGAGAGTATCGAGGACATGGCACGTAATAGAAAATCGCGTGTTAAAACGCGAAACAATGCGAAAAAATTGCAGATTGACATGAAAACAAAAAGCCGGATTTGTAATCATTGCCACAATATTGTCGCAAATGGCATTGATATGTACAGATTTCATCGTACAGGTCTAACGGTATGCAAAGGTTGTTGGTTAACAATAGATCCAACTAAGGGCAGAGGGAAGAAACAATTACGAAAGACACAAGACAGTTTTGTAGAAACCAAGTTATGTTCCGTTTTCTTGACAGACGTACTAAGCGAGGAATCGCATAAAAGCGAGAAAGTATATAGAGTGGAGAAAGACAAGGACggtaataaattctttattgtgTCGGATGAAAGTTCATTGGAAGAAGACAAATCATCTGAAAATAGTCGCCTAAGTATTTCGCCCAAGTTGGAGAATCGTGTTGTTAATGGCGATGCACAACAAGGAAAGAAACGACGGATTGACACCGTAAAGAGCGATGTTGAAAGCACACCAACAAAAGTAACAAGATCGAATCAGAAACGCACAAATGTAAACGAGACAAAATCGACGAAATTATTCACTGACGCGGAGGAGAAGTCTATTATCCATTCAACTCAACAAAGACATAAAAGAACAAGAAGTACCAATGATGTTAGCTCAGACTCCGATGTTCCTTTGACGACTGCAATAAAAACACGTAAATTGAATAATCACAGGAGACTTCAGTCTTCTTCCGTGGACAGTGTGGATAatcaagagagaaagaaactgAGATCTATTCTCAAAGGGATAACCACAAATGTACGTATAGAATTAAGTGATCAGTCATCTAACGAAGGTAGTATGACTCCAAGAAGAAAAACGAGAAATGTGCCGAATTCATCGAATACGAAAGAAgtcaaaaaagaaatttgcacCAGGACAAGATCATCTTCCATATCTAGTATGGAAATATCACCATCGGAATTTAAAAGCCCGAAGGTCGTGGTACTGTCGGAAATTAAGGCAGAATACATTTGTGATGAATGCAATAAGGAATTTGACACTAAATTGTCGAGGGAGGAACACAGGTTGACGCATCTTAAGCAAGCTGTACTAAAACTGGAAAGGATAATTGTTCCCAGCGAAAAGAAGCAACAAGAAATGGAAGTTGATTCACAAGAAGATAAAATTTCCGAAGAACCAGTTGCATGCTCCAGCAGAACTATTAGTATCGATAAAAATGCCGACGATCTGTCTGAGGAAATCGCTATTAACGTCGAAGATGATACTGACGACGAAGAAATCTTTAGTGTAAGAAAGAGTGAAAGCGCACAGAAAAAGATAGTGATGAATGATAAAAACGATAATGAAACAGACAAACTGGATGCAACAGAAGGTAAATCATCTATAGAAGAGGAATCTGCGAAAGTTATAAATGAAGAAGTTATAACAAAAGAATCTCAACAGTGCGAAGAATCGGCTATTGTGCTGGATGAAGCAATAACATCAGTTGAAATACAGGACGATCATCAAGATGCAAAGGAGAAAAATACAGAAACATCGATCAACAAAGATATCGATACATCGAAAGATACGGATATAGAGTCACAAGAAGCCATTCTTACTACAgtgaaaaatcagaaaaactTGAATGCGGAGGAAAATAGTGATGCAGAGGTAGAAAATAATACCGAAGAATCTGtaatagaaagagaaaaatctgTTGACAGATgcgataatgataaaaaagatgTTCACAAGGATACAACGGTGGATACAACAGTTGAATCAACAATTTTGTCAACTTGTAATACAGTTGAGGATAATGagaattataatgaaaattgtaagAATGATCTAAAAGATAGTGAAATTGATGAAGAGACAGCAGATGTAGAAACAAGACAATGTAATTCAGCgaacaaatctttaaaaaaatctaaaaaactAGAGGAAGAGCAAAACACTATATCGGACGTTACTGATaagacagaaatattaaataacgaaAGAAATTTGGAGGACGTTATAACTATTGATGAAAGTGAAATTGAGACTTTAGAAGAACAGCAAAATAAAACAGACGAACAGAGTATGGAAACCGAAACGATTATAGATCTTGATGCTGATAATGATAAGGATAACCTAAGTTTTTTGAATTACGAAAAACTTGATAAAGCGGAAGGTGATAAAGAAGAGGACAATGTTGCAGTAATTCTTGCAGACAGCAATAACGACACAGTAAAGTCTAAGGAAACTACAGAAGAAATCACCAcgaataattcaaatatggAAAATGCGTTGGACGACATAGAGttgatagaaaataatataacgagTAACAACTGCGAAAGACAGGAGCTCTCGAATGATGTAAACAATAGTTCCACGGACGCAGCTAACGAgatattaaaagaagtatTCGAATTCGCAGCCAATGAAGTCCAAAATCGAGAAGACAGTAATAGTGCGAAGTACTTGGAGAACACCGAACTCGAGACCGTGGAGAACGTTTCACGTGAGGCGTGCAATGATGCCGATATGCCATCTTTAGATCCGATCAGTGTCATGGAAATAGATGATAACGATATCACGTTAAACTAA
- the LOC105669475 gene encoding uncharacterized protein, which yields MRKFDSNIRAKPVRKNSKEEKSSEVYSAIRESERDPIGCLKIKTLAGAQWNEMKKVKDELKAMLPILKPSEIIILNRFYLPFHEVIIDELEENGYRESVDYLQKLTEFDEEIRKEAGPGTLIWEKPCLKDNKKAMMRLKEGLMAYEESKNAGDITSATMEFLKMAQFFQAMTREWWWVAERLYHSALVNAELIKNDEQLMITLTRYLYGRFLFEQIQNAAESLNYLNTAREASQAKPWTASKITGRKEENIFYKCNVLLCRALLIYAQQIESESPDIAVGACIEALERAKDSKKNSFPLKNYSKQYYKSLRSFLFIHSRTSHQSFLISIAGHNKYIANALYKLGESQLRSGKVLLALQNFSKFLAIAKRIPDQEEVCNAHMALAFTYKLCLIQIKLDDDVNAEKHFYLFKENATIFGFTTKLAQAHYHIGEYFLSKKRTDIATAQLEKSFALYNKLDLHNDANKARIFGGVSKESFAFLGQEIIDQYIDLILQCGEDDLKATSTLCQWKDRRSAFWTKKKLYAGKR from the exons ATGCGAAAATTTGATTCAAATATACGCGCAAAACCGGTCCGGAAAAATTccaaagaagaaaaatcgtCAGAAGTCTACTCCGCGATTAGAGAAAGTGAGCGAGATCCAATTGGGTGCCTTAAGATTAAAACTCTCGCTGGAGCTCAATGGAACGAAATGAAAAAGGTTAAAGACGAGCTGAAAGCAATGCTACCGATATTAAAACCTTCAGAA attatcatcctgaatagattttatttgccATTTCACGAAGTTATTATTGATGAGCTCGAGGAAAATGGTTATAGAGAATCGGTCGactatttgcaaaaattaactGAATTTGATGAAGAAATTCGGAAAGAAGCTGGACCGGGTACATTAATATGGGAGAAACCTtgtttaaaagataataaaaaagcaatgATGCGTCTCAAAGAAGGCTTGATGGCCTATgaagaaagtaaaaatgcTG gAGATATAACTTCTGCAACCATGGAATTCCTGAAAATGGCACAATTCTTTCAAGCAATGACACGGGAATGGTGGTGGGTGGCGGAACGGCTTTACCACAGTGCTCTGGTGAACGCGGAATTGATCAAGAATGACGAACAACTAATGATCACTTTAACACGCTATCTATACGGCCGATTTCTGTTCGAACAAA TACAAAACGCAGCAGAATCGTTGAATTACTTAAATACTGCACGCGAAGCATCACAAGCAAAACCGTGGACTGCATCGAAGATCACTGGtcgaaaagaagaaaacatcttttataaatgcaaCGTGCTTCTGTGTAGAGCATTGTTGATATACGCGCAACAAATCGAGTCTGAGAGTCCGGATATCGCCGTTGGAGCGTGTATCGAAGCTCTTGAACGAGCAaaagatagtaaaaaaaatagttttcctttaaaaaattatagcaaacaatattataaatcattacGATCATTTCT ATTCATTCATTCTAGAACTTCTCATCAATCATTCTTAATATCCATAGCTGGGCACAACAAATATATTGCGAACGCTCTATATAAGCTGGGTGAGAGCCAACTACGCTCGGGCAAAGTGCTGCTAGCCTTGCAAaacttttccaaatttttagcAATAGCTAAGAGAATCCCGGATCAGGAAGAAGTCTGCAATGCACATATGGCGCTGGCATTTACGTATAAGTTATGCTTAATTCAAATC AAATTGGACGACGATGTGAACgcagaaaaacatttttacttgTTCAAAGAAAATGCAACCATATTCGGATTCACGACAAAACTCGCCCAGGCACATTATCATATTGGTGAATACTTTTTGAGCAAG AAAAGAACAGATATCGCGACTGCTCAGTTAGAAAAATCTTTTGCTTTATACAACAAACTCGATTTGCACAATGACGCTAATAAAGCGCGAATTTTCGGAGGAGTTTCCAAGG aatccttCGCTTTTCTAGGACAAGAAATTATCGATCAATATATCGATCTTATACTTCAATGCGGAGAGGACGACTTGAAAGCGACATCGACGCTTTGTCAATGGAAAGATCGTAGAAGTGCTTTTTGGACTAAAAAGAAGCTATATGCTGGTAAGAGATAA
- the Cyp4g15 gene encoding cytochrome P450 4g15, with product MSAAGPEIINGSAATVTSTGLSASTVFFCLLIPALVLYYIYFKISRRHMIELAEKIPGPDGLPLIGNALMLLGSSDTVFRTVYRKSFEFDHIIKLWLGPKLLVFLMDPRDVEIILSSHVYIDKSSEYRFFKPWLGNGLLISTGPKWRAHRKLIAPTFHLNVLKSFIDLFNANSRAVVEKLRKEGNKEFDIHDYMSECTVEILLETAMGVSKSTQDRSGFEYAMAVMKMCDILHLRHTKVWLRPNWLFNLTKYGKDQIRLLEIIHGLTKKVIARKKTEFKSGKRNVIDNATQNDTSKAAKNTSVEGLSFGQSAGLKDDLDVDDNDVGEKKRQAFLDLLMEAGQNGSILTDEEVKEQVDTIMFEGHDTTAAASSFFLSIMGCHPDIQEKVIQELDEIFGDSDRPVTFQDTLEMKYLERCLMETLRLFPPVPLIARKINTDLKLVSGDYIIPAGCTVVVTTFKMHRQPHLYPNPEVFNPDNFLPEKTANRHYYAFVPFSAGPRSCVGRKYAMLKLKIILSTVLRNFRVKSDIKESDFRLQADIILKRAEGFKIKLEPRQSATASA from the exons ATGTCGGCGGCTGGACCAGAAATAATAAACGGCTCCGCCGCTACGGTGACGTCCACTGGACTATCGGCATCTACCGTTTTTTTCTGCCTTTTGATACCTGCGCTAGTCTTATATTACATCTACTTCAAGATTTCCCGTCGTCATATGATTGAGTTAGCAGAAAAAATACCGGGTCCTGATGGCTTACCATTAATTGGAAACGCGCTAATGCTCCTAGGAAGCTCCGACA CCGTCTTTCGTACTGTGTACAGAAAGTCCTTCGAGTTTGACCACATAATTAAGCTCTGGCTCGGACCAAAGCTTTTAGTCTTTTTAATGGATCCGCGCGACGTCGAGATTATTTTATCCAGCCACGTTTATATCGACAAATCCTCCGAATATCGATTCTTCAAGCCCTGGCTTGGCAACGGACTCCTCATCTCCACCG GTCCGAAATGGCGTGCCCATCGCAAATTGATCGCGCCAACATTCCACTTGAATGTGCTAAAGAGTTTCATCGACCTGTTCAACGCTAACTCGCGCGCCGTGGTGGAAAAGTTGCGTAAAGAGGGAAATAAGGAATTCGATATTCACGATTATATGTCTGAATGCACGGTCGAAATCCTTCTCGAGACAGCCATGGGCGTCTCCAAATCCACGCAAGACCGAAGCGGTTTCGAATATGCCATGGCTGTTATGAA GATGTGTGATATACTCCATCTGCGTCACACAAAGGTTTGGCTCAGACCCAACTGGCTCTTCAACCTCACGAAATATGGAAAAGATCAAATCCGCTTGCTGGAAATTATTCACGGACTCACGAAAAAGGTCATCGCACGCAAGAAGACAGAGTTTAAAAGTGGCAAGCGCAACGTTATCGATAATGCTACACAAAATGACACCTCCAAAGCTGCCAAA AACACCTCTGTGGAAGGACTTTCGTTCGGACAGTCGGCCGGTCTGAAGGACGATCTCGATGTCGACGATAATGATGTCGGCGAGAAGAAGAGGCAAGCATTCCTCGATCTGCTGATGGAAGCCGGCCAGAATGGTTCCATTCTGACGGATGAGGAGGTCAAGGAGCAAGTCGACACTATCATGTTCGAG GGACACGACACGACCGCGGCTGCGTCCAGCTTCTTCCTATCTATTATGGGTTGCCATCCGGACATTCAAGAAAAGGTCATTCAGGAGCTCGATGAAATCTTCGGTGATAGCGACAGGCCTGTGACCTTCCAGGACACACTAGAGATGAAATACCTCGAACGGTGTCTTATGGAGACTCTTCGCCTATTTCCGCCTGTGCCGCTCATCGCGCGTAAAATCAACACTGATTTGAAACTTG TATCGGGAGACTACATAATTCCAGCTGGATGTACAGTCGTGGTGACGACCTTTAAGATGCACCGACAGCCGCATCTTTATCCGAACCCAGAAGTCTTCAATCCCGACAACTTCCTGCCCGAGAAAACCGCTAATCGACACTATTACGCCTTCGTTCCGTTCTCCGCCGGACCGCGCTCCTGCGTGGGTCGCAAATACGCTATGCTTAAGCTGAAAATTATCCTATCCACGGTCCTGCGAAACTTCCGCGTCAAATCAGACATTAAGGAGTCCGACTTCCGGCTTCAGGCCGACATCATCCTCAAGCGGGCCGAGGGCTTCAAGATCAAATTGGAACCGAGACAGTCAGCGACTGCCAGTGCTTAA